Part of the Bradyrhizobium sp. AZCC 1721 genome, GCTCGTTCCTGCCGCAAAAGACGTTTCCGCAGTTCGCCGATGTGCACGACATCATCGGGACCGTGGCGTCGCTGCCCGGCGCCTACGGCATCGCGCTGACGCTGAACGAGCGTGGCGCCAACGAGGCGCTGGCGTCTGGCGTGGCCGAAGTGGCAACCGTGGTCTCGGCAACCGAGGAACACAGCCAGGCCAACGCCAACCGGTCGCGGGTGTCAGCGATCGCCAACGTCAGGCGGCTCTGCGAATTGCGCGAGGCCAGCGCGCACCGACCGGTGGTGAACGCCGCGATCTCGATGGCGCTGGGCTGTTCGATCGTAGGTCCCGTAGACCCTGCCGAAGTGCTGCGGCTGACGGAAAAGCTGTTCGAGGCCGGCGTCGACATGGTCGCGATCGCCGACACGGTCGGCTATGCCGGGCCGAAGCAGGTCGGCGAACTCGTCGCAGGCGCAGTGAAGATCGCAGGTGGAAAGCCGATCTGCATTCACCTGCATGACACGCGCGGCATGGGGATCGCCAACGCTTCCGCCGCGCTCGATGCCGGCGCGCGCGTGCTCGATGGATCGCTCGGCGGCCTCGGTGGTTGCCCGTTCGCGCCGGGCGCGACCGGCAACGTGGTGTTCGAGGATCTGGTGTTTCTGTGCGAGAGCAAGGGATTTGCCACAGGCATCGATATTGAAAAGTTGATCGCAGTGCGCGGCATTCTGAAATCGGAAATGCCGGGTGAGACGCTGTATGGCGGGCTGGCACGCGCCGGATTGCCGCGCGGGAAGGCGGCGACGGCGGCGTGATGGGCGTCGACTGAGTTGGCTTACGACGACGCTTCTACACGGGAAGTATGTTCCCTCCCCCCTTGCGGGGGAGGTTAGGGAGAGGGGTGGCCGCAACGGCAGTGCTCGTTGTCAACGGGACCCGTGGGCAAAGCTATCGACGATCTGTCCGGTCCGTGCGCGTGGAGAGAACCCCTCTCCCCAGCCCTCCCCCGCAAGGGGGGAGGGAGCTCACCGTTCGTGCGGTGAGAGTGTCGCACATTGCCCTATCGTCGTCCGGAGCGACTCCTACAGCCGCGCCAGCCGCAATCGTAGCGCGTTGCCGACGACGCTGACCGACGATAGCGCCATCGCCGCCGCCGCGATGATCGGTGACAGCAATAGCCCGAACGCCGGATAGAGAATGCCGGCGGCGATCGGGATGCCGGCCGCGTTGTAGATAAAGGCGAAGAACAGGTTCTGCCTGATATTGCGCATGGTCGCCTGCGACAGCCGGCGGGCGCGGACGATGCCGCCGAGATCGCCCTTCAGCAACGTGACGCCGGCGCTTTCCATCGCAACATCCGTTCCCGTGCCCATTGCAATGCCGACTTCGGCTGCGGCGAGCGCCGGCGCGTCGTTGACGCCGTCGCCGGCCATCGCAACGATCTTGCCGGCCTTCTGCAGTTTTGCGACCACCGCGCTCTTCTGATCGGGCAGTACTTCCGCCTCGACCTCGGCGATACCAAGGCCGCGTGCGACGGCGTTCGCCGTGGTCCTGTTGTCGCCGGTCAGCATGATGACCTTGATGCCGTCCGCCGCAAGTGCATTCAGGGCGTCAGGTGTCGACGCCTTCACGGGATCGGCGATCGCGAACAATCCCGCAAGCTTGCCGTCAACCGCCATGTTGATCACCGTCGCGCCGTCGCCGCGCAGACGTTCGCCCTGTTCGTTCAACGGGCTGGCATCGATGCCGAGGGACTGCAGGAAGTTCGCGTTGCCGAGCACGATGGTCTTGTCGTCGATCTTGCCGGTGGCGCCCTTGCCGGTCGGCGAATCGAATGTTTCGACCTTGCCGAGATCGAGATTGCGCTCTTTGGCCGCCCGCACGATGGCGTCGGCCAGCGGGTGTTCGCTCGTCCGCTCGACACTCGCCGCCAGCCGCAGAATTTCTGCCTCTTCAAATCCCGCGGCCGTCACGACGCTGACCACCTTCGGCTTGCCCTCGGTCAGCGTGCCCGTTTTGTCGACCACCAGCGTGTCGACCTTCTCCATGCGCTCCAGCGCCTCGGCATTCTTGATCAGAACGCCGGCCTGGGCGCCGTGGCCGACGCCGACCATGATCGACATCGGCGTGGCGAGGCCGAGCGCGCAGGGGCAGGCGATGATGAGGACGCTGACGGCGGCGACCAGGCCAAATGCCATGCGCGGCTCCGGTCCGAACCAGGCCCAGGCGCCGAATGCGATCAGCGCCACGGCGATGACAACGGGCACGAACCAGCCGGAAACCTGATCGGCCAGCCGCTGGATCGGCGCACGGGAGCGCTGCGCATCCGCCACCATTTTCACGATCTGGGAAAGCAGCGTATCGCGGCCGACTTTGTCGGCGCGCATGATGAAGCCGCCGGACTGGTTGAGCGTGCCGGCGATGATCTTGCTGCCGGGCTCCTTGCTGACCGGCATGGATTCGCCCGTTACCAGCGCTTCGTCGACCGAGGAGCGGCCTTCAAGGATGACGCCGTCGACCGGCACCTTTTCGCCGGGCCGGACCCGCAGTTTGTCGCCCACCGCCAACGCGTCGATCTCGACCTCATGATCCGTGCCGTCGTCGCCGATGCGGCGCGCGGTCTTCGGCGCAAGCTGCAGCAACGCCTTGATCGCGCCTGACGTCGCTTCGCGGGCGCGGAGTTCGAGCACCTGGCCCAACAGCACGAGCACGGTGATGACCGCCGCCGCTTCGAAATAGATCGCGACTGCACCGCCATGGCCGCGGAAGGTGGCCGGGAAGATGCCGGGCGCAACCGTCCCGACCACGCTGTAGGCATAGGCCACGCCGGTGCCCATCGCGATCAGCGTGAACATATTGAGATTGCGCGTTACCAGCGACTGCCAGCCGCGCACGAAGAACGGCCAGCCGGCCCAGAGCACGACCGGGGTGGCGAACGCTAGCTGAATCCAGTTCGACAGCGTCTGGTCGACCCAGCCATGGCCGCCGACGAGGTGGCCGCCCATTTCGAGGACGACGGCCGGCAGCGCGAGCACGAGGCCGATCCAGAAGCGGCGCGTCATGTCCGCCAGTTCTGGATTGGGCGGCGCATCGAGGCTTGCCACCTCCGGCTCCAGCGCCATGCCGCAGATCGGGCAGCTTCCGGGACCGACCTGGCGGATCTCGGGGTGCATCGGGCAGGTGTAGATCGTGCCCTCCGGTACGGCGGCCTTCGGTGCCTTGTCCTTATGGAGATAAGGGACGGGATCGGCGGCGAATTTGGTGCGGCAGCCGGCCGAGCAGAAATGAAAGGTCTCGCCGTGATAGTCGAAGCGGTGCTTGCTGATCGCGGGGTCGACGGTCATGCCGCAGACGGGATCGCGCACGGTTGCCGAGCCGGCGGCTTGATGGCCGTGGTGGCTGTGACTGGCGTGGTCATGCCCGCCGCAGCACGCGCCCTTCGAAGCGCCGTTTCGATCGGCGTTTTCATTGTTGTTCATCATCATCTCCGGCACTTGAAACCTATACCCTGTAGGGGTATATAAGCCGCATGCGAAAAGACATCAAGGCATCCTGTCAGAAGCGTCTCAACCGGATCGAGGGCCAGGTCCGCGGCCTGTCACGAATGGTTGATGAGGACCGTTATTGCATCGACATCGTCACCCAGATCTCCGCCGTCCGGGCCGCGTTGCGGCGCGTCGAGGAGGAGGTCTTGCGGGATCACGTGGCGCACTGCGTCGAGCACGCCATCACCAGCGGCAACAAGGCCGATCAGCGCGAAAAGATCGCTGAACTGATGGACGTGATCGGGCGCTCGGACCGGTAGCATCGCGGCAATGGTCTCGTGAGATGGTCGGCGATTGTTGCTTCCGAGCCAGCCGCCGCCTTGATCCAGATCAGTGTCAGTCGTGCCGGTGCGTGTGCCTGCGCGCCCGCGGCTTCTTGGCCGACGCCGTCGGGATCATCACCACGCGTCCGTAACGCACGCCGCGCTCGGCGATGATGTGATCGGCCAGGTGTTGGACCTCGCCGCTTGCACCCTTCAGCGCCGTCACCTCCATGCAGCTATCGTCGTCGAGATGCACATGCAGCGTCGCCAGCGACAGATCGTGATGGCCGTGGAAATTCTGTATCAGCCGTTTTGAGAGATCCCGCGCGGCATGATCGTAGACGTAGACCAGTGCAGCGACGCATTGGCCCGACGGCGTGGCGTTCTCGGCGCTTTGCTGCAGGCCAGCGCGGGCGAGATCGCGGATGATCTCGGAGCGGTTCTGGTAGCCGCGGGCTTCCGCGGCCGCGTCGATCTCGGCAAGCAGTTCGTCTTCGATGGTGATGGTGATCCGTTGCATCCCAAATCCGTCCTGACGCAGTATGATATTCCTGTTGAGTCGTCATACTTCACTTGCTAACATGAGGCGCCCGGTCAAATCGAACTGAAGCGGTCGCGCGCCGACTGTAGCAGTTATCATGCGGGGGCATGAGCGTTGCGTAGAGCTGCCTGGGGAGTGTTTTCCACCGCGTCATTATTTGTCATGGTGCCCGCAGCGGACGCGCAGAACGTCGCGGCGCCTGCGTCCGGCGAGCTTCCTGCTGTGACCGTCTATCCCCCCGAAGCGAGGCCGCGCAACCGGCCCAGGCCGCCGCGCCGCGAGCGTACCGCGCGAAATCCATCAGCAATTCAACCAAGCGTGCCCGTTCCACCGCAGGTCAGCACCGGCGTGACGTCGGAGTCCGCGACTGCAGGGCCGGCATACATGCAGCCCACCGCTGCCAGCGCCATGACCATCAGCGGCGCGGAAGTGAACGCGCAGCCATTCGCGCGCGTCGGCGAGGCGCTGGAGGTGGTGCCAGGGCTGATCGTCACCCAGCATTCCGGCGAAGGCAAAGCCAACCAGTATTTTCTGCGCGGCTTCAATCTGGATCACGGCACCGACCTCGCCATCACGGTCGACGGCATGCCGGTCAACATGCCGACCCATGGCCACGGTCAGGGCTATGCCGACATCAATTTCATGATTCCCGAGCTGGTGCAGTCGATCACCGTGCGAAAGGGGCCTTACTTCGCCGACCGCGGCGACTTTGCCTCCGCGGGCTCCGTTGCCATCGACTATATTAACAGGCTCCCGAAGAACATCGCCGAGCTAACGTTCGGAAGCTTTGGCTACCGCCGCGCGCTGGCGGCAGGATCGACAGCGGTCGGCGCGGGCACGTTGCTCGCCGCCTTCGAGGGCGTCAGGAATGACGGTCCGTGGGACGTGCCTGACAATGTGCGCAAGCTGAACGGCGTGCTGCGCTACAGCCAGGGCACCGCGACCGACGGGTTCACGCTGTCGGCGATGGCCTATTCCAACGGCTGGAATTCGACCGACCAGGTGGCGCAGCGCGCGATCGACCAGGGTTTGATCGGCCGGTTCGGGACGCTCGATCCGACCGATGGCGGCGTCTCGAGCCGATTTTCGCTGTCGAGCAATTGGGCGCAGTCGAGCGAATACGGACAGAGCAAGGTCAACGCCTATGTGATCAATTCGTCGCTGCGGCTCTACAACAACTTCACCTATTTTCTCGACGATCCCGTCAATGGCGATCAGTTCAGCCAGATGGATCGACGCACGGTCTATGGCCTTAACGCCAGCCACGCCTTCGATGTACGCGTGGGCGGGATCGAAACGCAGACCCGCATCGGATTGCAAACGCGCGGTGATGATATCCGGGTCGGCCTGTTCAAGACGTTGCAGCGCGAGACGCTTTCGACCGTTCGCGAAGACAGCGTGAGAGAAGGCAATGTCGGCCTGTGGGCCGACACGACGGCGCGCTGGACCGATTGGCTGCGCACCACGGTCGGTATTCGTGAGGACTATTTTGCGGGCCGCGTC contains:
- a CDS encoding heavy metal translocating P-type ATPase, with the protein product MNNNENADRNGASKGACCGGHDHASHSHHGHQAAGSATVRDPVCGMTVDPAISKHRFDYHGETFHFCSAGCRTKFAADPVPYLHKDKAPKAAVPEGTIYTCPMHPEIRQVGPGSCPICGMALEPEVASLDAPPNPELADMTRRFWIGLVLALPAVVLEMGGHLVGGHGWVDQTLSNWIQLAFATPVVLWAGWPFFVRGWQSLVTRNLNMFTLIAMGTGVAYAYSVVGTVAPGIFPATFRGHGGAVAIYFEAAAVITVLVLLGQVLELRAREATSGAIKALLQLAPKTARRIGDDGTDHEVEIDALAVGDKLRVRPGEKVPVDGVILEGRSSVDEALVTGESMPVSKEPGSKIIAGTLNQSGGFIMRADKVGRDTLLSQIVKMVADAQRSRAPIQRLADQVSGWFVPVVIAVALIAFGAWAWFGPEPRMAFGLVAAVSVLIIACPCALGLATPMSIMVGVGHGAQAGVLIKNAEALERMEKVDTLVVDKTGTLTEGKPKVVSVVTAAGFEEAEILRLAASVERTSEHPLADAIVRAAKERNLDLGKVETFDSPTGKGATGKIDDKTIVLGNANFLQSLGIDASPLNEQGERLRGDGATVINMAVDGKLAGLFAIADPVKASTPDALNALAADGIKVIMLTGDNRTTANAVARGLGIAEVEAEVLPDQKSAVVAKLQKAGKIVAMAGDGVNDAPALAAAEVGIAMGTGTDVAMESAGVTLLKGDLGGIVRARRLSQATMRNIRQNLFFAFIYNAAGIPIAAGILYPAFGLLLSPIIAAAAMALSSVSVVGNALRLRLARL
- the nikR gene encoding nickel-responsive transcriptional regulator NikR codes for the protein MQRITITIEDELLAEIDAAAEARGYQNRSEIIRDLARAGLQQSAENATPSGQCVAALVYVYDHAARDLSKRLIQNFHGHHDLSLATLHVHLDDDSCMEVTALKGASGEVQHLADHIIAERGVRYGRVVMIPTASAKKPRARRHTHRHD
- a CDS encoding hydroxymethylglutaryl-CoA lyase, producing MTRVQEIYPDNKIVLREVGLRDGLQLVKIFPSTSAKQRWIRDEYAAGVRHFEVGSFLPQKTFPQFADVHDIIGTVASLPGAYGIALTLNERGANEALASGVAEVATVVSATEEHSQANANRSRVSAIANVRRLCELREASAHRPVVNAAISMALGCSIVGPVDPAEVLRLTEKLFEAGVDMVAIADTVGYAGPKQVGELVAGAVKIAGGKPICIHLHDTRGMGIANASAALDAGARVLDGSLGGLGGCPFAPGATGNVVFEDLVFLCESKGFATGIDIEKLIAVRGILKSEMPGETLYGGLARAGLPRGKAATAA
- a CDS encoding TonB-dependent receptor, with product MVPAADAQNVAAPASGELPAVTVYPPEARPRNRPRPPRRERTARNPSAIQPSVPVPPQVSTGVTSESATAGPAYMQPTAASAMTISGAEVNAQPFARVGEALEVVPGLIVTQHSGEGKANQYFLRGFNLDHGTDLAITVDGMPVNMPTHGHGQGYADINFMIPELVQSITVRKGPYFADRGDFASAGSVAIDYINRLPKNIAELTFGSFGYRRALAAGSTAVGAGTLLAAFEGVRNDGPWDVPDNVRKLNGVLRYSQGTATDGFTLSAMAYSNGWNSTDQVAQRAIDQGLIGRFGTLDPTDGGVSSRFSLSSNWAQSSEYGQSKVNAYVINSSLRLYNNFTYFLDDPVNGDQFSQMDRRTVYGLNASHAFDVRVGGIETQTRIGLQTRGDDIRVGLFKTLQRETLSTVREDSVREGNVGLWADTTARWTDWLRTTVGIREDYFAGRVVSDTPQNSGNAQASMTSPKAGIVLGPWHKTEFYGNAGYGLHSNDIRGTTITVDPIDKVTPQDRVPLLVRSKGAEIGVRTKAVEGLTSSLAVFVLDFDSELLFVGDAGTTEASRPSRRVGVEWTNQYQVLPWMRLDFDVAYTRARFTDFDAAGNFIPGAPAWVASGGVTFGGEAGWFGALRGRYFGPRPLIEDDSVRSQSSLIFNARAGYKFDNGLRLQLDVLNLFNAKTNQIEYYYLSRLPGEPMGGVADRHVHPAEPLAVRLTLAGRF
- a CDS encoding metal-sensitive transcriptional regulator yields the protein MRKDIKASCQKRLNRIEGQVRGLSRMVDEDRYCIDIVTQISAVRAALRRVEEEVLRDHVAHCVEHAITSGNKADQREKIAELMDVIGRSDR